In Nerophis ophidion isolate RoL-2023_Sa linkage group LG03, RoL_Noph_v1.0, whole genome shotgun sequence, the following are encoded in one genomic region:
- the LOC133548917 gene encoding gap junction alpha-10 protein-like, with protein sequence MGDWNLLGSILEEVHIHSTIVGKIWLTILFIFRMLILGAAAEDVWDDEQSEFVCNTDQPGCKAVCYDRAFPISLIRFWVLQVIFVSAPSLVYMGHALYCIRALEKERHRKRIQLKEELDEAELALDEHKRMERELRRLDEQRKVKRAPLRGSLLRTYVIHILTRSALEVLFILGQYVLYGVQLDPLYKCEWIPCPNSVDCYISRPTEKTIFMVFMIAIAGVSLFLNILEISHLGIRKIKQSLSGDKYMEEDSLIFKSKRKVSLSHHCVMSPFDGPLTQTFKVIPEEDVNPSHYFGIKTGHEAQRNNSVAHLGHTQASYLCPQPRTPNRSVQNCVLSQAQQGPEVFTTKVDHHLCWPSVVSNVEFGSASSPQEDTHPRHYQGSLLSNNTIRPSSTDLLDRENRRDSMGSEHLIHKPRKTSFMIRPPSESLSSISGSTSQSLHSSEESDELGSLQGDMSMMPPAGGRRMSMSVFLDISSIMKK encoded by the coding sequence ATGGGTGACTGGAACCTACTGGGCAGCATCCTGGAAGAGGTCCACATTCATTCGACTATCGTGGGCAAGATTTGGCTGACCATCCTCTTCATTTTCCGCATGCTGATCCTGGGGGCAGCCGCCGAGGACGTTTGGGACGACGAGCAGTCGGAGTTTGTCTGCAACACCGACCAGCCAGGGTGCAAGGCGGTCTGCTATGACCGCGCCTTCCCCATCTCGCTCATCCGATTCTGGGTGCTGCAAGTCATCTTCGTCTCGGCGCCCTCGCTCGTCTACATGGGCCACGCCCTCTACTGTATCCGAGCCCTGGAGAAAGAGCGCCATAGGAAACGGATACAGCTGAAGGAGGAGCTGGATGAGGCGGAACTAGCGCTGGATGAGCACAAACGGATGGAGAGAGAGCTGAGGAGGCTGGACGAGCAGAGAAAGGTGAAGAGGGCGCCCCTGAGAGGGTCTCTCTTGAGGACGTATGTCATCCATATCCTGACGCGATCTGCGCTGGAGGTGTTGTTCATCCTGGGACAATACGTTCTTTATGGTGTACAACTCGACCCGCTTTACAAATGCGAGTGGATACCTTGCCCTAACAGTGTGGACTGTTACATCTCGAGGCCAACAGAGAAAACTATCTTCATGGTCTTCATGATCGCTATTGCGGGAGTTTCTCTCTTCCTCAACATTCTGGAAATATCCCACCTTGGTATCAGGAAAATCAAACAGAGCCTCTCAGGAGACAAGTACATGGAGGAGGACAGTTTGATCTTCAAGTCGAAGAGGAAAGTGTCACTATCGCATCATTGTGTGATGTCACCTTTTGATGGACCTTTGACTCAGACCTTCAAAGTCATACCAGAAGAAGACGTTAACCCCTCGCATTACTTTGGGATCAAAACTGGTCATGAGGCCCAGAGGAACAACAGCGTGGCTCATTTGGGGCACACGCAGGCCAGCTATCTCTGCCCCCAACCCAGGACACCAAACAGATCTGTCCAGAACTGTGTCCTCTCCCAAGCTCAGCAAGGTCCAGAGGTCTTCACAACCAAAGTGGACCATCATCTTTGTTGGCCGTCTGTGGTGTCTAACGTGGAGTTCGGAAGTGCATCAAGCCCTCAGGAGGACACGCATCCGAGACATTATCAAGGCTCTCTTCTGTCCAACAACACAATACGACCCTCTTCTACAGACCTCCTTGACAGAGAGAACCGAAGAGACTCGATGGGGAGCGAGCACCTCATCCACAAACCCCGAAAAACCAGCTTCATGATCAGACCTCCGTCTGAAAGCTTATCATCAATCAGTGGTTCCACAAGTCAGTCCTTACATTCCTCAGAAGAATCAGATGAACTTGGATCTCTGCAGGGAGACATGTCCATGATGCCACCTGCTGGAGGCAGGAGAATGTCAATG